In a genomic window of Aeromonas veronii:
- the rplQ gene encoding 50S ribosomal protein L17 produces MRHRLSGRQLNRNSSHRQAMFRNMASSLVRHEIIKTTLPKAKELRRVVEPLITLAKTDSVANRRLAFARTRDNAIVAKLFNELGPRYLERAGGYTRILKCGFRAGDNAPMAYIELVDRPAAAEAAAE; encoded by the coding sequence ATGCGCCATCGTTTGAGTGGTCGTCAACTGAACCGGAACAGCAGCCATCGTCAGGCAATGTTCCGCAACATGGCCAGCTCCCTGGTTCGTCATGAGATCATCAAGACGACTCTGCCTAAGGCAAAAGAGCTGCGTCGTGTAGTTGAACCGCTGATCACCCTTGCCAAGACTGATAGCGTTGCTAATCGTCGCCTGGCATTTGCCCGTACTCGCGATAACGCGATCGTGGCTAAGCTGTTCAATGAACTGGGCCCGCGCTACCTGGAGCGTGCCGGCGGTTATACTCGCATTCTGAAATGCGGGTTCCGTGCAGGTGACAACGCCCCTATGGCTTATATTGAGCTGGTAGACCGCCCGGCCGCTGCTGAAGCAGCTGCTGAGTGA
- a CDS encoding helix-turn-helix domain-containing protein, translating into MKTVLKIRRMYQVDGQSISAIAKVTGLSRNTVRKYLRQPPSEPPKYRRQQPARPKLGEFEPTQTQWLDLDAKRPK; encoded by the coding sequence ATGAAAACCGTGTTGAAGATCCGGCGTATGTACCAGGTGGACGGCCAGTCCATCAGCGCCATCGCTAAAGTCACAGGACTCTCTCGCAATACCGTTCGCAAGTACCTTCGCCAACCCCCCTCCGAACCGCCCAAATATCGACGCCAGCAGCCTGCCAGACCCAAGCTCGGCGAGTTCGAGCCGACGCAGACCCAGTGGCTGGACCTCGATGCCAAGCGGCCCAAGTAA